AGGTTCCCCTCTTTCCTCCGAGCCTACGTCCAAGAAGGCCTCCACGCAGCCTGGGTCTACCGCGTCCCCGTCCTCCAAACCTCTTCCCCGGCCCGCGTCGCCGCCCAGATCCTCCAGCACGTCCTCGGCCCCCGCCTCCCCTCCTACACCTTCATCGACTTCTGCGCCGGCTCCGGCGGTCCCACCCCGGCCATCGAGCGCTTCGTCAACCGCCACCTCACCGCCCAGAAGCAGCCCAACGTCGACTTCGTGCTGACGGACCTGCACCCAAACACCGAGTCCTGGGCCCGCGCCGCCGCGCGCAGCGAGCACATCGGCTACGAGCCAAAGAGCGTCGACGCCGCGCACGCGCCGCGCGAGCTGGTCGACGGGTATACCTCCAAGGGCAAAAAGGTGTTTCGGCTGTTTAATCTGGCGTTCCACCACTTTGACGACCCGCTGGCGAAGGCGATTTTGAAGAATACACTCGAGACGTCGGACGGCTTCGCTATCATGGAGCTGCAGGGCCGCGACCTCTTGTCCTTCATCATGCCCGCGGTCCTCGGTATCGGCTGCTTCATCTTCGCGCCGCTCTACGCATGGAGGCTACGCAGCTTCTCCGTCCTCGTTTTCACCTATCTCATTCCGATTATCCCGTTTGTGTTGGTGTTTGACGGGTACATTTCTGCGCTGAGGACGCGGACGCCGGACGAAGTAGAGGCGTTGATGAAGTCGTGTGGCGGCCGGACTGAAGGGTGGGAGTTTAAGAGCGGTAAGGAGATATATATGCCACCTGTTGGGTCTGTGAGATGGATCGTGGCGGAGAAAATTTCATCTAGGGATTGGTAGATGCGGGGGGCTATGAGAAAAAGAGGAAGAACCTAGACTGAGAGAACATACAAAACTACAAAGTTACGAAGACAAGACCGATTTCCTGTTGGGTTTGATCTACCATAAAGATTTCATGTGCTTGTATGGCATCACTACTTGACAACGCAGGCACACTGGCACTGAGAGATGACTGATTGTAACTTACATCCTTGATGAAGTTAATACCTTTGTTACAAATTTCCCCCCTGGGGCGAGTTGAGAACAAGTTGGCCAGTGACAAGTTCTGAGAGAGGAGGTATCGCATTTTGCTCAAATCGGTGCACTGCAGCCAGTGTAGTTCAATGAGGTTGATAGTAGACATTGGTGGTGGGTCGGAACATTCACATTCAAAATTTGGAACGGTAATTTTGCTTCATGTTTATTGTCATTCTCATTCTATGAAATGAAGCCCAGAACAGACATCACTCCGTTTTGACACCAAATCCCCAAAACTTGCCGCGGTATCCAATCCACGCGACAATTATGTTCGTGTCGGAACTATGTCGACGACACATCCTGATTTCCCAAAGTTGTACCCAAAAGATGATTAAAGAAAAGAGTCCTTCATAAATCCATAAATATGATCGCTAATCAACTCAGAGCATGCTTGCGCTTTAAACGACGGGACCGGCCTTGACGACCTCCTCGGTCGCTTCGCTGGCGTACTTCTTGAAGTTCTCGTTGAAGAGGGTGCCGAGCTTCTTGACCTCGGTGTTGAAACTGTCGTTGCCGGCAGTCCAGGCAGCCTTGGGGTTGAGAAGCTCGTCGGGGACACTTGGGCAGGTCTTGGGAACCTGGAGGTTGAAGACTTCGTAGGTCTCGTACTCGACCTTGGCGAGCTCGCCAGAGTGGATGGCGTCGAGGATGGCACGGGTGTACTTGAGGGGGCAGCGCTTGCCTCCCTGAGCGGCACCGGCACCGACCCAACCGGTGTTGAGGAGCCAGGCGTTGGCGTTGTGGTGCTCGATCTTGTCGGCAAGCATCTTGGCGTAGCGCATGGGGTGCAGGGCCAGGAAGGGCTGGGCGAAGCAGGAGGAGAAAGTGGCCTGGGGCTCGGTGACACCGTCCTCAGTTCCGGCCATCTTGGAGGTGTAACCAGAGATGAAGTGGAACATGGTCTGGGCGCGGTCGAGCTTGGAAATGGGAGGCAGGACACCGCGGGCGTCGCAAGTGAGGAGGATGATGTTGGTGGGGTGAGATTCTGACATGCAGGGAATCTTGGCGTTGCTGATGTACTCGATGGGGTAGGCGCAGCGGGTATTTTCTGTCAGGGTGCAGTCATCGTAGTCGACGGCACGGGTCTCGGGGTCGAAGACAACGTTCTCAAGGACGGAGCCGAAGCGGATGGCGCCGAAAATATCGGGCTCCTTCTCGGCTGACAAGCCGATGGTCTTGGCGTAGCAGCCGCCCTCAATGTTGAAGACACCGCGGTCACTCCAGCAGTGCTCGTCGTCACCGATCAAGGCGCGCTGAGGGTCGGCAGAGAGAGTGGTCTTGCCAGTGCCTGACAGACCGAAGAAGAGGGTAACATCGCCGTTCTTGCCCTCGTTGGCAGAGGAGTGCAGAGTGAGGACGTTGTGCTTGATAGGCATCTCGTAGAAGAGGACGGTGAAGACACCCTTCTTCATCTCACCAGCGTACTCAGTACCGAGAATGACCATCTCCTTCTCGGCGAAGTTGATGGCGACTGAGGTGCCGGAGGTCATACCCTCGGTGTATCTGTTGGCGGGGAAAGAGCCGGCATTGTAGATGGTGTAGTCGGGGTGGAAGTGCTCGAGCTCCTCACGAGGAGGGCGAATGAGCATGTTTCTCATGAAGAGAGCATGGTAGGCGCGGGCGCAGATGACACGGACACGAATACGGTACTTCTCATCCCAGCCGGCGTAACCGTCGACGACGTAGATACGGTTTCTGGTGTTGAGGTAGTCGATGGCACGCTCGCGGTTGATCTTCCAGACCTAAAAATCTCACATGTCAGCGAATGCTCAAAGAGAGGTTGGCCCCGGCGTTGGATGTGGGTCCAGCGCCGGGAGAAGCAGGAACATGGAGGCCGTCGGCACGCGGGGTGGGTGTGGCAGGAGAGAATGGGTGACAGGAGTGGAGTCATGAGAAAAAGGTTTAGCGCGGCTTTGCATTGGAAAGTGCGGGGCCGGCAACCAACTGCCTTCTTTTCTCATGCGCTGCACCCAAGGCCCAAAGGGGAACGAGGAGGGGTTGCAGCCTTTGATGACGACACTCCCAGTCGCAAAACTGCACCCGAGGAACCTGGCGGGGAACATCGGGGGAAAACATTGGATGAAGAGCCATCTCGATGAGTTCCCTCCGGCATGAACCGATGCGATGCGCCTGCATCGGTTCCTCGGATTTGTGCAGAAAGGACCAGCAATAGCGGACTTTTTGCTTGCTGCGCGCAGGTGTATACCGATAGCAGTGCCGAGCTGAAACATGACGCATTCATTGACAGCAAAGAAGTCTTCGGCAGTGCCTGAGTTCGTTTCGCTGCTGACTCAGAGTAGGGCTCAAGCTTGCAGCAGAAAAGGGCCCAGACACTTTCCAGAGTGACTTTTTTGCTGTCTCCGAAAGGTCGCGTGACAGACGGCTCTGTTTGGGTGCAAGCGCAGTTGCCATGGCTGAGTGTCTTGGGGGGAAATGCGAATATCCAACCGATGACGAGCCACACAGACAAAGGACCAAGGGGAAGCGTGCCCACAGCACCATGACTCGATCTGGGTTGCGATTTCTCTTACCTCGGGTGACATGGGCTTGTTAACGGGGCCCCACCTGGTGAACATCGTGTTAGCAAATAGTTACGCATTCAATGGTCAGCGCCAGCCGTTCTGAAGCTGTGCGTGTTGACTACTCTGGCTTTGGAGAGGGAGAAGCTTACCAGATGTCGTTCTTGGAGCTGTCCTCCTCGACAATTCGCTTGTCCAAAGGCGAACGACCAGTCTTCTTTCCAGAGTAGGCAGTCAAGGCACCACTTGATGTGATGGCGGAACCGGTCTCGTAGACGAGGGCATCTTCGTAAAGGGCGGGGACGGAAGGGTTGGGGATAATGGCGACACGGTCGTAGTCAATGTGCGCGGTCTCGTGAAGCTCCTCCTCGAGCTCCGTGTGCTCCTGGTGAGGACTGCAAGTTGTGGGTTAGCCAGCTGTTTCTTGTGTTTTTTTGTCCAAAAACTGGACTTGCTGAACCAAGAAACAGCAGGGAAACTTACGCAACACCACCAGGGTGGAGAGGAGTCTTGTTAACGTTGCTAGCGATCACTGAAGGCGCCATGTTAGCTACAACTTGTCGATTGGTAAAATTGAATGATGGTGATATTTTTTTTGGGTGAAGTGACAAGTGGTATAAGGAAAGGATGAGACCAAGACTGAGTTTGCGTTGTTGTGGAAAAACTCGGGAAGGGGATGGGTGTATAAGAGGGTATATGACGATATAACGGAGATGGGATGTAGTGTGGACGTACTCTTGCGTAAGTCTGCTTGGGTTCCTTCTGCGAGAATCTGAGACTTTGGGCCTTTAACTTTGGGATCAGTGTAGGGAGAAGCAGTTCTCTGGACGGGATCCTTCATGGTTATAAAGAATTGAGTCGTTGGACGGGTAGGTCTTTGAGATCGGGTGAAGATGGTTTGGGTCAAGGCTTGGAGGCTTGTGGTTCTCGTCCGCTTTCAGGGATCGCGAAAGGAATCGTATCCACACTTCTGGAATAAATTGGCCGGGGTGGACGGAGTAAGATGGGAGTGTGAGACTGGTGAGTACAAGTGTAGACAAAGCTGCTTTGGGTGGCTTGGATCTGAAGCTGGGCCGAGGATAGAAGGGCCAGAATGGGGTCTTGGACTTATAAGAACGGGCGCGGCGTGTGGAGTCGCGGGGGCGAAGACGCCGATGTCACTGGACGAATTGCCGTTGCTGCGAGCTTCACGATATTATCTCGGGTTCGGCGGAGGGGCGTAGATCCCTGTGCGGGTTCGGGATAGAGGAGGAATAGGGACAGAATCGGGGAGAGTTGGGGAAGACTTCTCGGGAGAACGTCTTGTCTCGATCCCTTTGTCACTTTGTATCTTTGCATGGTCCTTCCTAGGTTGGGAATGGAGGCGTGTAGTTTACACTAGCACGACTAGGTACGGGAGAAAATGTGTGGAGGAAGTTGGAGAGAGGGGTGTCAGGGGTGTGTGATGAGGGCGTGTGGGCAGTGCAAAGGTAGGAAAAAGACAAAATGAAGAAAAAGAGACATGCAGCAGCAAGTTGAAGAGTGCGAGGGCATATCGGATTGCCTCATCGTCCCAAGATAACGAGGGCCCGAACTTGCCCGCCGTGTTTCCCTTCGGGCCATGTTATCGCGGGGCTAGGGGGGTGGAAGTGGTTGCGGCAAGGCAAAGTGAAGGAGCCAAATTTTACCATGTTCTCTTCGACAGCGTCTATCATGATGCACAATCCTGCAATCCACAAATCCCACCCTGATCTGAGGTTTGAATCTGGAGCCTTGGAAGTACTTTCTTCTGCCTTAACCAAGGCAAAGAGTACACCCCTCCATCCCCCCTCCTGTTGGCGCATCCCCACAATCTGCGGGCTTCCTCCGTCTGTCTCCGTTGCGTCGGCCTGGTCCTCCCGAATCCTGGCTAACTTACCTCATCTTTGAAGCCGTCCACCTTCCCAGTACGTAAGTTGGGTATGCCAATTCACCATAGAGAGATGCGAAGGGGTCGTCTTGTGCATTTCTGCCCGTCTTTTACAGGTACCCCATACTGGTGACGCTTCGTCATTGGCTGCCGGTTCCTCTGTAATGCTGTTTGGCAAAAGGTACATGGAGGTACAACAGTCAACAGACGAAAGAGTTCGGGCGGCCTCCGGGACAGACACGCTTGTCGCTCCGCTACATTGCCCTCAAATGTTGAAATCCCAGGAAACGGCAGCCCGAAGAACAACTTCATTGGTGCTTAAGCTAGCTACATCATCGAACAGGAAATAGGATACTACCTCGATATGATTGGGCGCAAAACAGAGATCATAACGTGGAGGGGGATCCCGTTACACGTCGGCGCGAAAAAGAAGGCCGGACCATGAAGATCAATTATCCCACCCGCCGTTCACCCGGATAATTATTCAAATCTTGCTGGGGGGCCCGGGGAAAACCTCCCCTTGCCGCACCTTAGGTCATCAAGCCGGACAAAGCCGCGTGCACGCCGAAAGTATGTCTGCGAATTGCGCAAGGAAGCCACAAAACTTCGGCTTCTGACTCGGCATCGAGTCAGCCTCGAATTAACGCTTCTACCTGCTCGGGTCGAACGCGACCTCGAATTAATGTGCCAATAGAGCAGAAACGGGTTTCCTGAATCAAAAAAGCATACGAATCAAGTCACGCGTTCCGTGCCGTACCTGGTCCGTCCGTTCAGATCGGTACGTACACCGACGTCTCCGTCTCAGACCTGGACACTGAGCAGTTGCACATGCTATACCAAGGTATCTCCCATCTGTATGTGCAAAGTATAGACTCACACCTGCGTTCGATTACCGCGGTGCCTTGCCGCATCTACGCACTACTGTCTAAGTTATGCACCCCCGCTCCCCTCTTCGTAGGTACCTTCCACTGTCCAGCCCAGCCTGCCTTCACCCCGTCTCCCGCTCAGCCCAGTGAGCCCAGCAACAGGGGGGAAGAAAAGCACACGCAGCCAAGACTTCAAGACAGGTCGGTTTAACATGGCATTGGGAACATTTAGGCCAGTTCTCTTTTTTTGGTCTGATCTTTTTAGCTGCCTACTGCGGCGGCCCCTATCAGTATGTTACCCTGCGGGCTGGAGTTCTGGGAAATCTCAATGGAACTTGGCAAGTTGCGGCTCCGAATCTTTCCACAAATCTGAGAAGGAGCTACCTTACGCAGCATTCAGCGCTTACACGGAAAGTCTATACGTATTGAATACATATGGTTTCTAATGCTCTCTTCGTCCCTCTCCCCGTTACATGTTTCGTCCCCGCTTTGAGCCAGTCCCGAAGTCTTTGAACCCTCCACGGCACTTCCGTTCTCACTTTTTCCCTCGTCTGCCATTTCTGATACTCACCGTCAGTTTTGAAATTGCGTTCTGTCAAGTTTCCAGCTGTTGCTACCCGGCACCAAGCTGCCGTCAGCTGTCTCTGTTTCTATGCAAAGAAAGCTGAAACAGCATTCACGATAATAATTAGGAACCTGAGCCACTTCCCAAGTTCCGATATCAAGAAGTTGGGACCAGTGTGTGCGCGTGCGCGTGTGCGTCTCTTGTTAAGCCCAACCCCGCCAACGCATCGCGGCAATGCAATGCGAGCAACGGAACACCTACCGGTAAAGTACCATGGCCCATCTAGCACACCCCTCCCCTGCTTGGTCTTCCGTAGGTAGTCTCTCGATCGGGCTTTCACGGGAACGATTGATGTGTATAATGTGGCTATGTGCAAGGAAGAAACATTAGAAACATAGCTCTGAATCAGCCATGTGTCTTTATGCACAAATCCTCCTAATAACCCTTGGTATTGAGCGGGATGAGCCCCGAAATCTGACCAAAAGATGACGTTCAAGTTTGCTGCTACCTCACGTCGAGAGCCGCCTGGCCCCGCTTCGGAAACCCCTCTAAATTGCCCCTCCACATAGCCGAGCATACCTAGGACTTCGGTCCCCAGGCCCCACGCTCGCTGTCTATCCGGACGGATACAGGTACCTGAGTATATACGCTAGCGCAGACTACCCCGCGCCCCACGGGTCTCTACCAATGAGAGATGTTCTGGAAACACAAAGGCTGACCTTCAGCTTCTCATTCCGACTTCTCCCGACTCTTGCTTCGGAATTCCCAGCTTTTTGCTCTCTTTTTCACCAGGTCTTGATTGTATCATATTGAACCGAATTTTGAACTAAATAGGCATGATAGATAGGGGAAAAGGGAGACATTGGTGTGCGACTGTCACATACTACGTGTTCCGGTTGCCTCTGGTTCCTCAATCGTCTAGGGCTATAACACAACTCGATgcagggggggagggggcggTCAATCAAATACGGCTCCTACTGGGGCTGAATATTGATCCCATGGCCGTTCCGTCATATTTTGTGTATATTCTTCCTGTGCGGCGTGCCTGAGCAAACGAATAGTACCTAACCTAAGCCTACCAAGGAAGGGGTGTGTTTTTTTTACACGAGAAAAGTCGAGACTTTGCTCATTCGCTTTGATGGCTGATACTATTACGTACCTAGCCTCATTCCCCAGAGCCATGTGACGGACAGAAAAAGGAGGTCACCGACTCACCTTGCCCAGGCCAAGCCTTTCCAGCCCGTATTAACTCCCAAGCATGGGGTAAGTGGTCACTCGGAACTTGCACGTTTTCAAAAAATTCTCTGGGGTAATGAGGAGGAGGGCGGAGGAACGACaccaaaaaaagaagaactGAGATGGCAGCATCTCCAGACTCCAGACTTTCTTCCCCGTGGACTGGCCTGGCCATTTCGGAGGAGGctccctccctccctccCACCTCTAAGCTCTTTTCTCTCCCATCCAACCCCACGATGCTGGGCTGGGTTCCAGCCTTCCAACGTGACTTGACGGCTCGGGAAAAACGCATTACACACCGTGACAACACTGTCCATCGCATCCAGTTGGAATTGGCAAGCCTCCATTAGGCCGGCATCACCCCCTTCGGCTCCGCTACTGCTCCACAGCAGATTGCCGTCCGTCATATCTCGGCTCCACAAAGCCAActtgttcttttttttcttttctgccCATACACCCATGTTGATTGTCAAGTTCCCAAAGTCGTGGAGACTCGAGGAGGGCTTCTGGGCCCAAAGATCCTCCCCTCCAAGCACGAGAATAACTCGGAGCTGCCGATGACCGCGGGGGCGGGGTGGGCCATATCTTATCACTGCCCCAATGCCCCCCCCGAGAATGCCCTTATCATCGGAATCAATCGGAAGTGCAAAGAGTTCCATGCAGTCACCTCGGATTTCGTCAATCCTGATTCAGGCGCACATAATCACCCCTTCCGTACACATCACACACATGCACAGGGTCAAAACGTGAAGCCATCGTCATGCGCTTGTTTGACAAGGTTTGAGGTTGATTTTGAGTTTTCGAACCGTTCTTTCCGTCCCTACCCTTCCTAAATCCTCTTTGTTCCGAGAATGCCACGTACGGGGTCTATCATGCCGAGCCTTTCGCGGCCCGGTTCGTGTAAACGGCAATGGCCGCCCCCTTTTCCCCATGACGTCGCTATATTCTCTTTTACACATTTCCGCGCTGCTTTCTATGCACATTGGTCATGGCCCAGAACAGGTTCATCATGTTCCTGCGAACGTTCCTTACGCCTGCCAAATCCAAGGAGCGCTCGGCTCTCTTCCTCCGCCTGAAGTCAGCCGTGGGTTTCGTGTCATCTGGTATCAACTTAAGATGTCTCATCCGTAATCAGCTTCGTAATCTTGCCAATGGCAATGGTTTGTCCCTATTTCCCCGTGTGTTAGTCGTCAGGTAAAGAAAATCTGGAAATCGAGGCGCAACAAACCTGATCTCTGAGGGTGAAGCGACCCATTTGCGGGTAGTCTTCGAACTTCTCAATGCACACGGACCCGGCACCGCCAATGACTTGCAAACGAGCAATGATGCTGTCGCCCTTCTTCGCGTGCGAAGGAGGCAGCTTGCTCTTGCGGCCTGTGCCCTTCTGGAGCTTGTGCAGCAGCGCGGCAAAGGTTACCTCTTCAATGGCGGCGTGGACGTGCAGCACACAGTTGAAGCCTGCTGACAAAATGCTCTTGAGCTCCAGAATGCGGATCTGGGCCTCGAAAGTCTGGACGTTGTGCACCAAGCGCTTGGGCGAGCACAGGACGAATCCAGGCATGATGTCTTCCTCTTCAATGCCCCTGAGGCGGATGCGGACCTGGTCACCGCACTGCGCAACCTGCACTTCCTCCTCAGTCTCGCCGTACACGGCAGACACATCAATGTTTTGCTTGTTGGGCATCATGACGAGCGACATGCCCTTCTTGATGACACCGGCCTCGATCTTACCCTCGATCATGGTTCCGAGATCGCGGTACTTGCCGGCAACGGCCATCATGAAGGGTGCGTTGACCTTGCGCTCAAGAGCCTTCATACCGTCGAGGTACTCGAGCAATGAAGGGCCCTCGTACCAGTCGGCGATACCCTTGGCAATTCTCTCCTTGATGTTAATCGATTGCTGGGCAGCAACAGGAATGAAGAAGACGTCCGTCTTCAGGTTGTAGCCGGTACCCTTCAAGAACTGGGACAGCTTGGTTGTGCACTCCGTGTAACGCTCGTGAGACCATTCGACAGTGGCATCGTCCATCTTGTTGATGGCAACAATCAACTTGTTGACACCCTGAGTCTTAGCAAGCATAGCGTGCTCACGGGTCTGGCCACCACGCTCGAAACCGGTCTCGTACTCTCCCTTACGGGCCGAGATGACCAAGATACCGACGTCTGCCTGGGAGGCACCACCAATCATGTTGGGGACGTACGTCTTGTGGCCAGGGGCGTCGAGAATGCTGTATCGTCGTACGTCCGTCTCGAAGTAACCCCTACCGACCTCAATGGTCTTGCCCTGTGATCGCTCCTCCTTGTTCAGATCCATGACCCATGAAAGGTACCAAGAAGGGTTACCGATATCCCTGGCCTCCTTCTTGTACTTCTCCATTGTCCGCTCGTCGACCATGCCGGTGTTGTAGAGGATAGAGCCACCCAAGGTGGACTTTCCAGCATCGACGTGGCCGATGAAGATGATGTTGACGTGCTCCTTTCCGTAGATTTCCTTAAGAGTCGCCTCGTCGACATCGGCAGTCTGCTCCTTTTGGACGGCATCGACATCTCTCGTGACTCCCTTCTTCTCAGGTCCAGAGGGGCTGGAACGGCCTGACGAAGGAGCAGGAGAGGCCTTGCCAGACTTAGTGGTAGAAGCTCCCGTCTTCTCGATCGCCTTGGAAGCGGTTGCCTTGGCTCCGGCCTCGACTGCGGCGTCAGATGAGGTCTCCTTGGgagcctcctccttcttcttttccTCCTTGGGGGGGACGGTGCCGCCGATGGAGAGGACCTTAGCCTTGGGCTTGGGGGCGTCACCGCCGATGCTCAAAACCTTGGCGCCTCCCTCACTCTTCACTGCGGGCTGAGGTGCGGCTGCGGCTGCAGGAGCAGGAGTGCTAGAGCCAGAGGACGGGGCGTCAGTCGGACGCTTGGCGATGGTAGGTGCCGCAGCCTggggctgctgttgctgctgctggccgTACTGGGGGTAGCCTTGACCTAGAAGGCGATTATGTTAGGCAACTCTCATAGAAGAAAAGATGACTTGTCGATGTCTCAAACATACCGTAggcttgctgctgctggtagCCCTGTTGGGGGTAACCGCCATAGTTGCCCTGGCCATATTGGTTGTATCCTTGCTGGCCGCCGTACTGAGGGAAGCCACCTGCACCACCAGCGCCAGGACCACCGTAACCTTGGCCGTAGTATTGCTGGTACTGTTGGGGATAGCCGCCGTATTGCTGGCCAGGCTGGAAAGCCTGGGCTCCTGGGGTGAAAGAGGAGGCTCCAGGGGTGAAGGAAGAGCCGCCTGGACGGAAGGCGCCGGCTTGAGGGTTCTGCTGGTTGAGATTGAGCTGCTGCTGGGCCTGGCGCGACAGGTTGTCGTCCTGGGCGGATGGGTCGTCT
The window above is part of the Colletotrichum lupini chromosome 9, complete sequence genome. Proteins encoded here:
- a CDS encoding phosphoenolpyruvate carboxykinase, with protein sequence MQRYKVTKGSRQDVLPRSLPQLSPILNGNSSSDIGVFAPATPHAAPVLISPRPHSGPSILGPASDPSHPKQLCLHLYSPVSHSHLTPSTPANLFQNLQALTQTIFTRSQRPTRPTTQFFITMKDPVQRTASPYTDPKVKGPKSQILAEGTQADLRKSTSTLHPISVISSYTLLYTHPLPEFFHNNANSVLVSSFPYTTLIASNVNKTPLHPGGVAPHQEHTELEEELHETAHIDYDRVAIIPNPSVPALYEDALVYETGSAITSSGALTAYSGKKTGRSPLDKRIVEEDSSKNDIWWGPVNKPMSPEVREIATQIESWCCGHASPWSFSRLSRDLSETAKNSETNSGTAEDFFAVNECVMFQLGTAIGIHLRAASKKSAIAGPFCTNPRNRCRRIASVHAGGNSSRWLFIQCFPPMFPARFLGCSFATGSVVIKGCNPSSFPFGPWVWKINRERAIDYLNTRNRIYVVDGYAGWDEKYRIRVRVICARAYHALFMRNMLIRPPREELEHFHPDYTIYNAGSFPANRYTEGMTSGTSVAINFAEKEMVILGTEYAGEMKKGVFTVLFYEMPIKHNVLTLHSSANEGKNGDVTLFFGLSGTGKTTLSADPQRALIGDDEHCWSDRGVFNIEGGCYAKTIGLSAEKEPDIFGAIRFGSVLENVVFDPETRAVDYDDCTLTENTRCAYPIEYISNAKIPCMSESHPTNIILLTCDARGVLPPISKLDRAQTMFHFISGYTSKMAGTEDGVTEPQATFSSCFAQPFLALHPMRYAKMLADKIEHHNANAWLLNTGWVGAGAAQGGKRCPLKYTRAILDAIHSGELAKVEYETYEVFNLQVPKTCPSVPDELLNPKAAWTAGNDSFNTEVKKLGTLFNENFKKYASEATEEVVKAGPVV
- a CDS encoding elongation factor Tu GTP binding domain-containing protein; the encoded protein is MSNLNSWEDDPSAQDDNLSRQAQQQLNLNQQNPQAGAFRPGGSSFTPGASSFTPGAQAFQPGQQYGGYPQQYQQYYGQGYGGPGAGGAGGFPQYGGQQGYNQYGQGNYGGYPQQGYQQQQAYGQGYPQYGQQQQQQPQAAAPTIAKRPTDAPSSGSSTPAPAAAAAPQPAVKSEGGAKVLSIGGDAPKPKAKVLSIGGTVPPKEEKKKEEAPKETSSDAAVEAGAKATASKAIEKTGASTTKSGKASPAPSSGRSSPSGPEKKGVTRDVDAVQKEQTADVDEATLKEIYGKEHVNIIFIGHVDAGKSTLGGSILYNTGMVDERTMEKYKKEARDIGNPSWYLSWVMDLNKEERSQGKTIEVGRGYFETDVRRYSILDAPGHKTYVPNMIGGASQADVGILVISARKGEYETGFERGGQTREHAMLAKTQGVNKLIVAINKMDDATVEWSHERYTECTTKLSQFLKGTGYNLKTDVFFIPVAAQQSINIKERIAKGIADWYEGPSLLEYLDGMKALERKVNAPFMMAVAGKYRDLGTMIEGKIEAGVIKKGMSLVMMPNKQNIDVSAVYGETEEEVQVAQCGDQVRIRLRGIEEEDIMPGFVLCSPKRLVHNVQTFEAQIRILELKSILSAGFNCVLHVHAAIEEVTFAALLHKLQKGTGRKSKLPPSHAKKGDSIIARLQVIGGAGSVCIEKFEDYPQMGRFTLRDQGQTIAIGKITKLITDETS